A genomic region of Blastocatellia bacterium contains the following coding sequences:
- a CDS encoding TonB-dependent receptor, with translation MRRSRDRTCCRLYVTLSVFMVGCVLVGGASGQSAGATTASLSGTVTDPTGAVIVRATVTATNIATKFTRTALTGEDGTYVIALLPPGTYTVTAAHPGFAAQVVRNVSLTVGQEAVVPFTLSPAATTEVIEVMADVPLVEPTRTQSSTTIDQRQIDGLPINRRNFLDFTLTTAGVTPDRMPAQGAAATSGLSFNGQSARQNNITIDGLDNNDYGSSSVRSTFSQEAIREFQVVNSSYSAEFGRAIGGVINIVTRGGTNDFRGTIFSFLRTRALNARNAFAVTNPPFQQVQFGGTLSGPIRRDRHFFFGSFERLTLSATHQVTINPQIVEAAQALGFPPSVIRRGDLPFSEASSMGLARGDFQLGPNDTLWVRYNLARGYNGSLEPWGGLVAESNGGVGRLRDHTLSAGNTWIISPSIINETRFMFAHRRQTVDPLDPTGGPEVRIFETPEVIVFGRGALLPQPRTEVLWQVVNNFSVTSGRHRLKMGLDWYRGEAPPGTTSIPILFGGQVLFQGLDFSAISGPAFTALQAFAPSRRTRDQIEFLNFLGENLPILFPGFSAPIPDLGHRPIPAAFVQGFGDGSDTLSSVYFSWYAQDDIRLRSTLTLKLGYRFDRQTFPPPFPSSGGNNSNPRLAVAWDPTGRGKILVHGAYGIFYGSVQLGPMFAVRIVNGTKIQTPVLPFPFSLLGFLQPGFRFPEGRVPRDLPSVGELGRIFAADPRFKNGYAHQSTIGVNYLVTPDLAVSLTYQMVRGLHLFLSRNLNPIVNPTCGPIPATCGRVFPGRPEIYQFESSGDSYYHGLTVAVERRMSRKLSFRAHYTFSKAIDDFVDWRVENQETGNPLNLRGERALSLQDARHRAVLSGLWDLDYGKHWLVRGYTFSTIVTLTSGRPYNLLAGVDLNGDGDIPPGDRPASLGRNVGISPGYANVDARLVRTLSLGDRITAQLILESFNLFNRVNISEFGRVFLPGTPLPPKKDGRFIVTPDRYRGAFAARQIQFGIKLLF, from the coding sequence ATGCGACGATCACGGGACAGGACGTGTTGCCGACTCTATGTCACCCTGAGCGTGTTTATGGTCGGATGTGTGCTCGTGGGGGGCGCATCCGGGCAGTCGGCAGGAGCGACGACGGCCAGCCTCAGCGGAACAGTGACAGATCCCACAGGCGCCGTGATTGTGAGAGCGACGGTCACGGCGACAAATATCGCCACGAAGTTCACGCGCACCGCCTTGACGGGCGAAGACGGCACCTACGTCATCGCCTTACTCCCGCCGGGAACATACACGGTCACGGCGGCGCATCCGGGGTTCGCCGCTCAGGTGGTGCGCAATGTCTCTCTGACGGTGGGACAAGAAGCAGTCGTCCCGTTTACTCTTTCTCCCGCGGCGACGACCGAGGTCATCGAGGTGATGGCCGATGTCCCTCTGGTCGAGCCCACGCGGACGCAATCGTCAACGACGATTGATCAACGCCAGATTGACGGACTGCCCATTAATCGGCGAAATTTTCTCGACTTCACGCTGACGACGGCCGGCGTCACGCCCGATCGGATGCCCGCTCAGGGAGCGGCGGCGACCAGCGGACTCAGCTTCAACGGTCAAAGCGCCCGACAGAATAACATCACCATTGATGGGCTGGACAACAACGACTATGGCTCCAGCTCGGTGCGTTCGACCTTCAGCCAGGAAGCCATCCGTGAATTTCAGGTGGTCAACAGCAGTTACTCGGCGGAATTCGGTCGGGCCATCGGAGGAGTCATCAACATCGTCACCCGCGGGGGAACGAATGATTTTCGCGGCACGATTTTCAGCTTCCTTCGCACGCGGGCGCTCAACGCCCGAAATGCCTTCGCCGTCACCAATCCCCCCTTTCAACAGGTTCAGTTCGGCGGCACGCTGAGCGGCCCGATCCGGAGAGATCGCCATTTCTTCTTCGGTTCCTTCGAGCGATTGACGCTGTCGGCGACGCATCAGGTGACCATCAATCCGCAGATCGTCGAGGCGGCTCAGGCGCTCGGCTTCCCTCCCTCGGTGATTCGGCGCGGCGATCTTCCTTTTTCCGAAGCGAGCAGTATGGGTCTGGCGCGGGGAGACTTTCAACTCGGTCCGAACGATACGCTCTGGGTTCGCTACAATCTGGCGCGCGGCTACAACGGATCGCTGGAACCCTGGGGAGGATTGGTGGCCGAATCCAACGGCGGCGTCGGTCGGCTCCGCGATCACACGCTGAGCGCGGGAAACACCTGGATCATCTCGCCCTCCATCATCAACGAAACCCGCTTCATGTTCGCCCATCGAAGACAGACCGTGGACCCGCTCGATCCCACCGGAGGGCCCGAAGTCCGAATCTTCGAGACGCCGGAAGTGATCGTCTTCGGTCGAGGAGCACTCTTGCCCCAGCCGCGCACGGAAGTCCTCTGGCAGGTCGTGAACAATTTCTCGGTGACATCAGGCCGACACCGCTTGAAAATGGGTCTGGATTGGTATCGCGGGGAAGCCCCTCCGGGGACGACATCCATCCCCATCCTGTTCGGAGGCCAGGTCCTCTTCCAGGGTCTGGATTTCAGCGCCATTTCCGGGCCGGCGTTCACCGCCCTTCAGGCCTTCGCCCCCTCGCGCCGCACGCGCGATCAGATCGAGTTTTTGAATTTTCTCGGCGAGAATCTGCCGATCCTCTTCCCGGGCTTCTCGGCCCCGATCCCCGATCTCGGACATCGTCCCATACCGGCGGCCTTCGTTCAGGGTTTCGGCGATGGGAGCGATACGCTCTCCTCGGTCTATTTCTCATGGTACGCTCAGGACGACATCCGCCTTCGGTCCACCCTCACCCTCAAGCTCGGTTACCGTTTCGACCGACAGACATTCCCTCCTCCGTTCCCTTCGAGCGGCGGGAACAATTCCAATCCGCGCCTGGCGGTGGCCTGGGATCCGACGGGGAGGGGGAAAATTCTCGTCCATGGAGCCTACGGAATCTTCTACGGCTCGGTGCAGCTCGGCCCGATGTTCGCCGTGCGCATCGTCAATGGAACGAAGATCCAAACGCCGGTCCTTCCTTTTCCCTTCTCGCTGCTGGGATTTCTGCAACCGGGCTTTCGCTTTCCCGAAGGCCGGGTTCCGCGCGATCTCCCCAGCGTTGGCGAACTGGGCCGCATCTTCGCCGCTGACCCTCGTTTCAAGAACGGCTACGCTCATCAATCCACCATCGGGGTGAATTACCTCGTCACACCCGATCTGGCCGTCTCCCTCACCTATCAGATGGTTCGAGGGCTGCATCTTTTCCTCAGCCGCAATCTCAATCCCATTGTGAATCCCACCTGCGGGCCGATTCCGGCCACCTGCGGTCGGGTTTTTCCGGGACGGCCGGAAATTTATCAGTTCGAGAGTTCCGGCGACAGTTACTATCACGGCCTCACGGTGGCCGTGGAACGTCGGATGAGTCGGAAACTCAGTTTTCGCGCCCACTACACGTTCTCAAAAGCGATTGATGATTTCGTGGACTGGCGCGTCGAGAATCAGGAGACGGGCAATCCGCTGAATCTCCGAGGGGAACGCGCGCTCTCGCTCCAGGATGCTCGCCATCGTGCGGTCCTGAGCGGTCTGTGGGATCTCGACTATGGGAAGCATTGGCTCGTGCGCGGCTATACGTTCTCGACGATCGTCACGCTCACGAGCGGTCGGCCGTATAACCTGCTCGCCGGCGTTGACCTCAACGGCGATGGCGATATTCCCCCGGGAGATCGGCCCGCCAGCCTGGGCCGCAATGTCGGCATCTCGCCCGGATATGCCAATGTGGATGCGCGACTTGTGCGCACGCTGTCGCTCGGCGACCGGATCACAGCGCAACTCATCCTGGAGTCGTTCAACCTTTTCAATCGCGTCAACATTTCCGAATTCGGTCGCGTCTTTCTGCCGGGAACGCCCTTGCCACCCAAAAAGGACGGGCGGTTTATCGTCACGCCCGACCGGTATCGAGGAGCTTTCGCCGCCCGTCAGATTCAATTTGGCATTAAGCTCCTGTTCTGA
- a CDS encoding ABC transporter permease subunit encodes MLGFVARRLVLTIPLVFLIVTVTFALLRLAPGNPLARERAMPPEIRANLERFYGLDRPWYEQYINYLRGVIRGDLGPSYRYREVTVNEIISRGLPVSARLGVLAYAIALLVGIPCGILAAVRASSWVAQLPLALAVLVLSVPNFVLGPLLVLLFALTWYWLPPAGWGEWRHYVLPVITLSSGYIGIIARLTRNGLREILSQDYIRAAYAKGVPGSDVILRHALRLALVPVLSFTGPSLAFLVTGTVVVEQIFALPGLGSFFVQAAFHRDYTVVLGVVLFTSLVLIVLNLLVDVAYAVVDPRISFTERNRR; translated from the coding sequence ATGCTCGGATTCGTTGCGCGGCGGCTTGTCCTGACGATCCCGCTCGTTTTCCTCATCGTGACGGTGACGTTCGCGCTGTTGCGTCTGGCGCCGGGAAATCCCCTGGCCCGCGAGCGGGCGATGCCGCCGGAGATTCGCGCGAATCTCGAACGCTTTTATGGCCTGGATCGGCCGTGGTACGAGCAGTACATCAATTACCTTCGCGGTGTCATTCGCGGAGACCTCGGACCGTCGTACCGGTATCGCGAGGTCACGGTCAATGAGATCATCAGCCGGGGTCTGCCGGTTTCGGCTCGCCTCGGAGTGTTAGCTTACGCTATCGCGCTCCTCGTGGGCATTCCCTGTGGAATTCTGGCAGCGGTGCGAGCCTCTTCGTGGGTGGCCCAACTGCCGCTGGCTCTCGCGGTGCTGGTGTTGAGTGTGCCTAATTTTGTTCTCGGTCCGCTGCTCGTGCTGCTTTTCGCGTTAACCTGGTACTGGCTTCCCCCGGCGGGATGGGGAGAATGGCGACATTACGTTCTCCCGGTGATCACTTTGTCCTCGGGATATATCGGCATCATCGCCCGACTCACGCGCAACGGTCTGCGCGAGATCCTGAGTCAGGACTACATTCGCGCCGCGTATGCTAAGGGCGTCCCGGGGTCCGACGTCATTCTCAGGCATGCGCTCAGGCTGGCGCTCGTTCCCGTCCTTTCCTTCACGGGACCGTCGCTGGCCTTTCTGGTAACGGGAACCGTCGTGGTCGAGCAAATATTTGCCCTCCCGGGTCTGGGATCGTTTTTCGTTCAGGCGGCCTTTCATCGTGACTACACGGTCGTGCTGGGCGTGGTGCTGTTTACTTCACTCGTGCTCATTGTCCTCAATCTCCTGGTGGATGTGGCCTATGCCGTCGTGGACCCTCGGATCAGTTTCACCGAGAGGAACCGTCGCTGA
- a CDS encoding peptide ABC transporter substrate-binding protein has protein sequence MRGRTGFVIGVLSILVVASCASPDPYFGKTDPPSSLVLRVGLGAEPVSLDPHTAPGAPEEQIILNLFEGLTEYDPITLEPVAGVAERWEADSRATRFRFFLRPTARWSNGRPVTASDFVYSWRRALAPETASPTASLLYYIKNAEGYNTGKVRIRDRRTGRFLTDQYGGDLLVKPDDLRPERLQIIRELVQATEGIPFEIAERKENGGSVTVTLRNSLSGAVLTRGSGEPLVVAAEDVGRLEFYRVLVHRLERTSWEAVAVQADDVGVRALDEQTLEVETHYPTAFFVKLTMTLPYRPVPIEAVTRWGRDWTRPEHIVTNGPFTLAGWKPGQAVELRRSPTYWDAGRVRLERAIYYTTEDYTTLVNLYKSGEVDALTSGLLPPYAIRMLKTKRDYQTGPYLLSYYLLVNVTRPPLSDRRVRQALDMALDKEQICRRVLGAGQQPLTSLTPSDFGGSYPRPRGPSYDPRRARELMAEAGYPDGRGVRLRYLFNSGLLHTQIAEAVQAQWQRVFPAISVELVNQSWQVYLSSLQLRDYDVAKRSWSADYNDPLSFLETMLSTNANNQSGWASSEYDRLIWRGNTEPDPARRMQLLARAEQILLADQPIIPIYASVSTLLVKPYVRGWTANLLDRHPLRFVSLESEPRMARAHR, from the coding sequence ATGAGAGGACGTACGGGGTTTGTTATCGGTGTCCTCAGTATTCTCGTCGTCGCATCCTGCGCGAGTCCGGATCCGTACTTCGGGAAGACGGATCCTCCTTCATCGCTGGTGCTGCGCGTGGGCTTGGGAGCGGAGCCGGTCTCGCTCGATCCTCATACGGCTCCTGGTGCGCCGGAGGAACAGATCATTCTCAATCTCTTCGAGGGGCTGACCGAGTACGATCCGATCACATTGGAACCCGTTGCCGGCGTGGCCGAGCGCTGGGAAGCCGACTCGCGGGCGACACGGTTTCGCTTCTTTCTCCGGCCTACGGCGCGGTGGAGTAATGGCCGCCCCGTGACAGCCAGCGATTTCGTCTATTCCTGGAGACGCGCGCTGGCGCCGGAGACGGCGTCGCCGACGGCCTCCTTGCTTTACTACATCAAAAATGCCGAAGGCTACAACACCGGCAAAGTCCGAATTCGTGATCGGAGGACCGGCCGGTTCCTCACCGATCAATACGGCGGCGACCTCCTGGTGAAACCCGATGATCTTCGCCCGGAGCGATTGCAAATAATCCGCGAGCTGGTTCAAGCAACGGAGGGAATTCCTTTTGAAATCGCCGAGCGCAAAGAGAATGGGGGATCGGTCACCGTGACGTTGCGAAATTCTCTTTCCGGCGCCGTCCTCACTCGGGGGAGCGGAGAGCCGTTGGTCGTCGCGGCTGAGGATGTGGGACGACTGGAATTCTATCGGGTCCTTGTGCACCGACTGGAGCGCACGTCCTGGGAGGCCGTTGCCGTTCAGGCGGACGACGTCGGCGTGCGGGCTTTGGATGAGCAGACGCTGGAGGTGGAGACGCATTATCCCACCGCCTTCTTTGTGAAGTTGACCATGACCCTGCCCTATCGTCCCGTGCCGATCGAAGCGGTGACGCGCTGGGGACGGGACTGGACCCGTCCTGAGCATATCGTGACCAACGGCCCGTTCACGCTGGCGGGATGGAAGCCAGGACAGGCCGTGGAACTTCGGCGAAGTCCGACCTACTGGGACGCCGGTCGCGTTCGATTGGAACGAGCGATCTACTACACCACGGAGGATTACACGACTCTGGTCAATCTCTACAAAAGTGGAGAGGTGGATGCTCTGACGAGTGGTCTGCTCCCGCCCTATGCCATCCGGATGCTGAAGACGAAGCGGGATTACCAGACGGGACCCTATCTGCTGAGCTATTATCTGCTGGTCAATGTCACCCGGCCGCCGTTGAGCGACAGGCGCGTGCGACAGGCACTGGACATGGCCCTCGATAAGGAGCAGATTTGCCGGCGGGTGCTGGGTGCCGGACAGCAGCCGCTCACCAGCTTGACGCCGAGTGACTTCGGCGGGAGCTATCCGCGACCTCGCGGGCCGAGTTACGATCCCCGGCGGGCGCGGGAGTTGATGGCTGAGGCGGGTTATCCCGATGGTCGCGGTGTGCGCCTCCGCTACCTGTTCAACAGCGGCCTGCTGCACACACAGATTGCCGAAGCCGTTCAAGCTCAGTGGCAGCGCGTCTTCCCCGCCATCTCCGTCGAACTGGTGAACCAGTCCTGGCAGGTCTATCTCTCCAGCCTTCAGCTTCGGGATTACGATGTGGCCAAGCGAAGCTGGTCGGCCGATTATAATGATCCCCTGAGCTTTCTCGAGACCATGCTCTCGACCAATGCCAATAATCAGAGCGGATGGGCCAGCAGCGAATATGATCGGCTCATCTGGCGGGGGAACACCGAACCCGATCCCGCCCGGAGAATGCAGCTTCTGGCCCGCGCCGAGCAAATTCTCCTGGCCGACCAGCCGATCATTCCCATCTACGCTTCCGTCTCCACGCTGCTGGTCAAGCCGTATGTTCGAGGGTGGACGGCTAACCTTCTGGACCGGCATCCGCTGCGATTTGTTTCGCTGGAGAGCGAGCCCCGGATGGCGCGGGCTCACCGCTAG